The proteins below are encoded in one region of Vanessa tameamea isolate UH-Manoa-2023 chromosome Z, ilVanTame1 primary haplotype, whole genome shotgun sequence:
- the LOC113403990 gene encoding ubiquitin-conjugating enzyme E2-22 kDa isoform X2 encodes MANIAAKRIKREFKEVMKSEEVAGGDIKLELVNDCWTELQGEISGPPDTPYEGGTFLLEIKVPETYPFNPPKIRFMTKIWHPNVSSATGAICLDILKDQWAAALTLRTVLLSIQALLSAAEPNDPQDAVVAKQYKENHELFEMTAKHWTNIYAGGPTCICEFNQKVQRIQDMGIDEHQARVALSTYDWELERATEQLF; translated from the exons atggcAAATATAGCTGCAAAACGTATAAAAAGGGAATTCAAGGAAGTAATGAAAAGTGAGGAG GTCGCAGGAGGTGATATTAAACTGGAATTAGTCAACGATTGTTGGACAGAACTACAGGGTGAAATTTCCGGACCACCGGACACACCATATGAGGGTGGGACATTTCTGCTCGAGATAAAAGTTCCAGAGACATATCCATTCAATCCTCCTAAG ATCCGGTTCATGACGAAGATTTGGCATCCCAACGTATCGTCAGCCACTGGGGCGATCTGCTTGGACATCCTCAAAGACCAGTGGGCGGCTGCGCTCACATTAAGAACAGTCCTTTTATCGATACAGGCATTGCTATCGGCTGCTGAGCCTAACGATCCCCAAGATGCGGTTGTCGCTAaacaatataaagaaaatcaCGAATTATTTGAAATGACCGCGAAGCATTGGACAAATATATACGCCGGTGGACCCACATGCATCTGTGAGTTCAACCAGAAAGTCCAGCGCATCCAAGACATGGGAATCGATGAGCACCAAGCTAGGGTGGCCCTCTCTACCTACGACTGGGAACTGGAACGAGCTACAGAACAGCTATTCT
- the LOC113403990 gene encoding ubiquitin-conjugating enzyme E2-22 kDa isoform X1, translating to MANIAAKRIKREFKEVMKSEEVAGGDIKLELVNDCWTELQGEISGPPDTPYEGGTFLLEIKVPETYPFNPPKIRFMTKIWHPNVSSATGAICLDILKDQWAAALTLRTVLLSIQALLSAAEPNDPQDAVVAKQYKENHELFEMTAKHWTNIYAGGPTCICEFNQKVQRIQDMGIDEHQARVALSTYDWELERATEQLFC from the exons atggcAAATATAGCTGCAAAACGTATAAAAAGGGAATTCAAGGAAGTAATGAAAAGTGAGGAG GTCGCAGGAGGTGATATTAAACTGGAATTAGTCAACGATTGTTGGACAGAACTACAGGGTGAAATTTCCGGACCACCGGACACACCATATGAGGGTGGGACATTTCTGCTCGAGATAAAAGTTCCAGAGACATATCCATTCAATCCTCCTAAG ATCCGGTTCATGACGAAGATTTGGCATCCCAACGTATCGTCAGCCACTGGGGCGATCTGCTTGGACATCCTCAAAGACCAGTGGGCGGCTGCGCTCACATTAAGAACAGTCCTTTTATCGATACAGGCATTGCTATCGGCTGCTGAGCCTAACGATCCCCAAGATGCGGTTGTCGCTAaacaatataaagaaaatcaCGAATTATTTGAAATGACCGCGAAGCATTGGACAAATATATACGCCGGTGGACCCACATGCATCTGTGAGTTCAACCAGAAAGTCCAGCGCATCCAAGACATGGGAATCGATGAGCACCAAGCTAGGGTGGCCCTCTCTACCTACGACTGGGAACTGGAACGAGCTACAGAACAGCTATTCTGTTAG